A region of Nostoc sp. 'Peltigera membranacea cyanobiont' N6 DNA encodes the following proteins:
- a CDS encoding sulfurtransferase TusA family protein yields the protein MMPSSLLTPDAQLDLRGTPCPINFVRTKLHLEKMPLGGLLEVWLDPGEPIEQVPDSLTMAGYQVEEITDCTSYFSLLVRRPVASQ from the coding sequence ATGATGCCCTCTTCTCTTTTAACTCCCGATGCTCAACTTGATTTACGCGGCACCCCTTGCCCGATTAATTTTGTGCGGACAAAATTACATTTGGAGAAAATGCCATTGGGAGGTTTGCTAGAAGTCTGGCTAGACCCTGGTGAACCGATTGAGCAGGTTCCTGATAGTCTGACAATGGCAGGTTATCAGGTTGAAGAAATTACAGACTGCACTAGTTATTTTTCTCTGTTAGTGCGCCGTCCAGTTGCTAGCCAATGA
- the dnaK gene encoding molecular chaperone DnaK, translating to MGKVIGIDLGTTNSCVAVLEGGQPLVISNSEGGRTTPSIVGFGKSGDRLVGQLAKRQAVTNAENTIYSIKRFIGRRWEDTEIERDRVPYNCIKGRDDTVDVQIRSKNYTPQELSAMILQKLKQDAENFLGEEVTQAVITVPAYFTDAQRQATKDAGTIAGLEVLRIINEPTAAALAFGLDKQDQEQLILVFDLGGGTFDVSILQLGDGVFEVKATCGNNHLGGDDFDNAIVLWMMEHFQQEEKIDLSKDKMALQRLREAAEKAKIELSNMVNTSINLPFITADETGPKHLEMELSRSKFEELAGKLIEGTIEPMIQALKDADLKPEAIDRIILVGGSTRIPAVQNALIKFFNGKAPDRSINPDEAVALGAAIQAGVLGGEVDNLLLLDVTPLSLGIETLGEVFTKIIERNTTIPTSKSQIFSTAVDGQTSVEIHILQGERAMSRDNKSLGKFLLAGIPPSPRGVPQIEVSFEIDVNGILKVSAQDKGTGREQSIRITNTGGLSTNEVERMRQEAELFSEEDRRRKELVELRNQADNLLFSYESTIKDNGNFIGDQMKTLASEKVSQLQAAMIDSNISTVEFKQRLDDFQQTLFAIGADVYNRANSQSDEIEEASASAFTPEGDSPMNGTLIPQFNFDFDEESTAQADYEAID from the coding sequence ATGGGAAAAGTTATTGGAATCGATTTAGGCACTACCAACAGTTGCGTCGCAGTTCTGGAGGGCGGTCAACCACTGGTGATCTCCAATTCTGAAGGCGGACGAACTACTCCAAGTATTGTGGGATTTGGGAAGAGTGGCGATCGCTTGGTTGGTCAATTGGCAAAGCGCCAAGCCGTAACCAATGCGGAAAACACAATTTACAGTATTAAACGATTTATCGGGCGACGTTGGGAAGACACTGAAATAGAACGCGATCGCGTCCCCTACAACTGCATCAAAGGTCGAGACGATACCGTTGATGTTCAAATTCGCTCAAAAAATTACACGCCACAAGAATTATCCGCGATGATCCTGCAAAAGCTCAAGCAGGATGCAGAAAACTTCTTGGGTGAAGAAGTCACGCAAGCAGTGATCACCGTACCCGCATATTTTACAGATGCTCAAAGACAAGCCACTAAAGATGCTGGCACGATCGCCGGATTAGAAGTCCTGCGAATCATCAATGAACCAACAGCTGCGGCTTTAGCTTTCGGATTAGACAAGCAAGACCAAGAGCAGCTAATTTTAGTATTCGACTTAGGAGGCGGGACTTTCGACGTATCGATCCTGCAACTTGGGGATGGCGTTTTTGAAGTTAAGGCAACTTGTGGTAATAACCACTTGGGTGGAGACGACTTTGATAATGCGATCGTGCTTTGGATGATGGAACACTTCCAGCAAGAGGAGAAAATCGACCTTTCCAAAGATAAGATGGCACTGCAACGCCTACGGGAAGCAGCAGAAAAGGCCAAAATTGAACTCTCTAACATGGTCAATACCTCCATCAATCTGCCATTCATCACAGCTGATGAAACCGGCCCAAAGCATTTAGAGATGGAACTCAGCCGCTCTAAATTTGAGGAACTGGCAGGGAAATTAATTGAAGGTACTATTGAACCAATGATCCAAGCGCTCAAAGATGCGGATCTCAAACCAGAAGCGATAGATCGGATTATTTTGGTAGGTGGTTCTACCCGTATTCCCGCAGTCCAAAACGCGCTGATTAAATTTTTCAATGGCAAAGCTCCCGATCGCTCGATCAACCCTGATGAAGCGGTAGCATTGGGAGCAGCAATCCAAGCAGGGGTATTGGGTGGCGAAGTCGATAATCTCTTACTATTGGATGTCACCCCCCTATCTTTGGGAATTGAAACCTTGGGTGAAGTGTTCACCAAAATTATTGAACGCAACACCACAATTCCCACCAGTAAGTCACAAATTTTTTCCACAGCCGTTGATGGGCAAACCTCGGTAGAAATTCACATTCTCCAAGGTGAACGGGCAATGTCACGAGATAACAAGAGTCTCGGCAAGTTTTTGCTAGCAGGAATTCCCCCTTCGCCCCGTGGTGTACCGCAAATCGAAGTATCCTTTGAAATCGATGTCAATGGCATCCTGAAGGTTTCTGCCCAAGACAAAGGTACAGGTAGAGAACAGAGTATCAGGATTACAAATACAGGTGGTTTGAGTACCAACGAAGTCGAACGGATGCGCCAAGAAGCCGAACTGTTTTCCGAAGAAGATAGAAGACGTAAAGAACTGGTTGAACTCAGAAACCAAGCAGATAATCTGTTGTTCAGTTACGAATCCACCATCAAGGATAATGGCAACTTTATCGGCGACCAGATGAAGACTTTGGCTAGTGAAAAAGTTTCACAACTTCAAGCTGCAATGATTGACTCCAACATCTCCACGGTGGAATTTAAGCAGCGTTTAGACGACTTCCAACAAACTTTGTTTGCCATTGGTGCTGATGTCTACAATCGAGCCAACAGCCAAAGTGATGAGATTGAGGAGGCTTCAGCTAGTGCTTTTACTCCAGAAGGAGACTCACCAATGAACGGTACATTAATACCACAATTCAACTTTGATTTTGACGAAGAAAGTACCGCACAGGCTGATTATGAGGCAATAGATTAG
- a CDS encoding Uma2 family endonuclease gives MNQTISDRVRWTTSDLELLQTDEWKRYEIIDGELFVTRAPHWRHQGTAGNICLELQIWSRSSDLGETRQAPGIIFTDADNVIPDVVWISHKRLALLLDEEGHLRGAPELIAEVLSAGTTNERRDREAKLKLYSSTGVQEYWIANWQLQQLEVYRRENAQLKLIATLLADDEITSPLLPGFGVRVKHFFV, from the coding sequence ATGAACCAAACAATATCCGATCGGGTTCGTTGGACAACCTCAGACTTAGAATTACTCCAAACTGACGAATGGAAGCGCTATGAAATTATTGACGGAGAACTATTTGTGACTAGAGCGCCTCACTGGAGACATCAAGGGACTGCGGGTAATATATGCTTAGAATTACAAATTTGGTCTCGCTCTAGCGATCTGGGGGAAACCCGTCAAGCTCCCGGTATAATTTTTACAGATGCTGATAATGTCATACCCGATGTAGTTTGGATTAGTCATAAGCGTTTAGCACTATTGCTCGATGAGGAAGGGCATTTGAGAGGAGCGCCAGAACTCATAGCGGAAGTGCTTTCTGCTGGGACAACCAACGAACGTCGAGACAGAGAAGCCAAGCTGAAACTATACTCATCCACAGGAGTCCAAGAGTATTGGATTGCAAATTGGCAATTACAGCAGCTAGAAGTTTATCGCAGAGAAAATGCCCAATTAAAACTGATCGCAACGTTGCTGGCTGATGACGAAATCACATCACCACTGTTACCAGGTTTTGGCGTTCGAGTTAAGCATTTTTTTGTATAG
- a CDS encoding DUF7638 domain-containing protein gives MSFSNTIYRIVDGVTIPGVFLQAFIKNGDHYFVTEIKVYKDGRIDCWGMVDFNGFKEKVSKGWVRTHLPEGARVSMMVSGLYFTAHQVKSRVEEQEFVKEVEDEIRRLNGQLTTGEICRQALTQYKHEPNEANKEYLRQAYDAVPKHCRIYLGDMDDKDSEYRSILNRWSD, from the coding sequence ATGTCCTTCTCTAACACGATCTATCGCATAGTTGATGGCGTAACCATTCCTGGCGTATTTCTGCAAGCCTTTATCAAGAATGGAGACCACTATTTTGTTACTGAAATTAAGGTCTACAAAGACGGCAGAATTGATTGCTGGGGCATGGTTGACTTTAATGGTTTCAAAGAAAAGGTAAGCAAAGGTTGGGTTAGAACTCATCTGCCTGAAGGAGCAAGAGTCTCAATGATGGTGTCTGGTCTTTATTTCACCGCCCATCAAGTGAAGTCAAGAGTTGAGGAGCAGGAGTTTGTTAAAGAAGTTGAAGACGAGATCCGACGACTCAATGGCCAGCTAACAACAGGAGAGATTTGCCGACAGGCATTAACACAATATAAGCATGAGCCAAACGAGGCAAATAAGGAGTATTTGCGCCAAGCCTATGATGCTGTTCCTAAACACTGTCGCATATATTTAGGTGATATGGACGACAAAGATTCGGAATATCGCTCAATTCTAAACAGATGGAGCGACTAG
- the rsgA gene encoding small ribosomal subunit biogenesis GTPase RsgA codes for MTDFAATGQLLGTVVAVQANFYRVQLDQKQGEIGEMGDRDSHLPYPPLLLCTRRTRLKKIGQQVMVGDRVVVEEPDWAGGRGAIADVLPRHSELDRPAIANVNQILLVFAVADPPLEPYQLSRFLIKAESTSLDVLLCLNKSDLISELEQQKVSDRLLGWGYEPIFISVKDGINTDQAGKYLSNKITVIAGPSGVGKSSLINTLIDSAKLRVGEVSGKLARGRHTTRHIELFELPNGGLLADTPGFNQPDMDCVPEELIYYFPEARKRLAVASCRFSDCLHRDEPECAVRGDWERYEHYLEFLDAAIAHQTQLHQQADPESSMKLKSKSKGKGQSQYEPKLESKKYRRISRKTQLQDLQELYRDEE; via the coding sequence ATGACAGATTTTGCCGCAACTGGACAGTTATTGGGTACAGTCGTCGCTGTACAGGCTAATTTTTACCGAGTACAACTGGATCAAAAACAGGGGGAGATCGGGGAGATGGGGGATCGAGATTCTCATCTTCCTTATCCCCCTCTCCTCCTCTGTACTCGCCGAACCAGGCTGAAAAAAATCGGTCAACAGGTGATGGTAGGCGATCGCGTTGTGGTTGAAGAACCAGATTGGGCTGGGGGACGGGGAGCGATCGCTGATGTCTTACCCCGTCACAGCGAATTAGATCGTCCCGCGATCGCTAATGTCAACCAAATCCTCTTGGTATTTGCCGTAGCCGATCCACCTTTGGAACCTTATCAACTGAGTCGATTTTTAATTAAAGCTGAGTCTACTAGCTTGGATGTGCTTTTATGCTTGAATAAAAGTGATTTAATTTCAGAGCTAGAACAGCAAAAAGTTAGCGATCGCTTACTCGGTTGGGGCTATGAACCAATATTTATCAGCGTCAAAGATGGTATAAATACCGACCAAGCAGGCAAATATTTGAGCAATAAAATTACTGTAATTGCTGGGCCTTCCGGGGTTGGCAAATCCAGCCTGATTAATACGCTGATTGATTCGGCCAAGCTGCGAGTCGGAGAAGTTTCTGGCAAACTAGCTCGCGGTCGTCATACCACTCGCCATATAGAATTATTTGAGTTACCTAACGGTGGTTTACTGGCAGACACTCCCGGCTTTAATCAGCCAGACATGGATTGTGTCCCAGAAGAATTAATATATTATTTCCCAGAAGCCAGAAAGCGGTTAGCAGTTGCTAGCTGTCGGTTTAGTGATTGTCTGCATCGAGACGAGCCGGAATGCGCGGTGCGGGGAGATTGGGAACGATACGAACATTATTTAGAATTTTTGGATGCTGCGATCGCTCATCAAACACAGCTACACCAACAAGCCGATCCTGAATCTAGCATGAAGTTAAAAAGCAAAAGTAAAGGCAAAGGTCAAAGTCAATACGAACCCAAGTTAGAAAGTAAAAAATATCGCCGAATTTCCCGCAAGACTCAGTTACAAGACTTGCAAGAATTATATCGGGATGAGGAATAA
- the grpE gene encoding nucleotide exchange factor GrpE gives MMDENKQINNTSQQLGEPTEVKQAMKSDSPAQINFNESGSEVTEQVASQANVSGDAATINAETGVPATDNTGVETAALAELTQQIESLKTQLEERSTQYMRIAADFENYRKRTSKEKEELETLMKRNTILELLPVVDNFERARSHLKPQSDGEMTMHKSYQGVYKQLVDSLKRLGVSPMRPEGQEFDPNLHEAVMREPTDEHPEGTVLEELVRGYYLGERVLRHAMVKVAAPKEDTPSTEEDQSSQAFS, from the coding sequence ATGATGGATGAAAATAAACAGATAAACAATACTAGCCAGCAATTGGGTGAACCAACAGAGGTAAAGCAAGCAATGAAGAGTGACTCCCCAGCCCAAATTAATTTCAATGAATCTGGTAGCGAGGTGACAGAGCAAGTGGCATCCCAAGCTAATGTATCGGGAGATGCAGCTACTATCAATGCAGAAACTGGCGTTCCTGCAACCGATAACACTGGAGTAGAAACGGCAGCTTTGGCAGAACTGACTCAACAAATTGAGTCTCTCAAAACACAACTAGAAGAACGTAGTACTCAATATATGCGGATTGCCGCTGATTTTGAGAATTATCGGAAACGCACTAGCAAAGAAAAAGAAGAGCTAGAGACGCTGATGAAGCGGAATACGATTCTAGAATTGCTACCAGTGGTCGATAATTTTGAGCGGGCGCGATCGCACCTCAAACCGCAATCTGATGGCGAAATGACCATGCACAAAAGCTACCAAGGGGTTTACAAACAATTAGTCGATAGCCTCAAACGCTTGGGTGTATCACCAATGCGTCCTGAAGGCCAAGAATTCGATCCTAACCTCCATGAAGCAGTAATGCGGGAACCTACGGATGAACATCCTGAAGGAACAGTGTTAGAAGAGTTAGTGCGCGGATATTACTTGGGCGAGCGCGTGCTACGCCATGCAATGGTCAAAGTAGCTGCTCCAAAGGAAGATACACCTTCTACGGAGGAAGATCAGTCGAGTCAAGCCTTCAGTTAA
- a CDS encoding Uma2 family endonuclease has product MSQSLAATPSLQDVTNSIIFPPGDIYSDEPPLESDLHREQIDLLIRLIKWWWRDRQDFYATGNLTIYFSPNQKKSEEFRGPDFFVVLDTEKKDRKSWVVWQEDGKYPNVIIEMLSDSTASVDKGLKKQIYQNTFRTPDYFLFDPNNLELQGFHIVDGQYQELAPTESGCLWSQQLGLYLGVEDGKLRFFTPDRQLVMLPEEESNQQLEQVNQELQQANQELQQANQQLEQERQRAAILAERLRAAGINPEQIF; this is encoded by the coding sequence ATGTCTCAGTCCCTTGCTGCCACACCTAGTTTACAAGATGTCACTAATAGTATAATTTTCCCACCAGGCGATATCTATAGTGACGAACCCCCCTTGGAATCTGATTTACACCGCGAACAAATCGATTTACTTATCCGCCTGATTAAATGGTGGTGGCGCGATCGCCAGGATTTTTATGCTACCGGCAACCTGACTATCTATTTCAGTCCCAACCAAAAAAAATCAGAAGAATTTCGAGGCCCTGATTTTTTTGTAGTTTTAGATACAGAAAAAAAAGACCGTAAAAGCTGGGTTGTGTGGCAAGAAGACGGCAAATATCCCAATGTGATTATTGAGATGTTATCTGATTCCACTGCCTCGGTTGATAAAGGGTTGAAAAAACAAATATATCAGAATACATTTCGCACTCCAGATTACTTTTTGTTTGATCCAAATAACTTAGAGTTACAGGGATTTCACATAGTTGATGGGCAATATCAAGAACTTGCTCCCACTGAGTCGGGTTGCTTGTGGAGTCAGCAATTAGGGCTGTATTTGGGAGTTGAGGACGGTAAATTACGCTTTTTTACACCAGATAGACAGCTGGTGATGTTGCCAGAAGAAGAATCAAACCAACAGTTAGAGCAAGTTAATCAAGAGTTACAGCAAGCAAATCAAGAGTTACAGCAAGCAAACCAACAACTAGAACAAGAACGTCAACGGGCTGCAATATTGGCAGAACGCTTGCGAGCCGCAGGTATTAACCCTGAGCAAATATTCTGA
- a CDS encoding glycoside hydrolase family 57 protein has translation MAIGYVALVLHAHLPFVRHPESDYVLEEEWLYEAITETYIPLLKVFEGLKRDGIDFKITMSMTPPLVSMLRDPLLQERYEAHLAQLEELIQLEAEHNVNNGHLRYLAEHYATEFKEARQLWESYNGDLVTAFKKFQDSNNLEIITCGATHGYLPLMKMYPEAVWAQIQVACEHYEQTFGKAPRGIWLPECAYYEGLDRMLADAGLRYFLTDGHGILYARPRPRFGTYAPIYTETGVAVFGRDHESSQQVWSSEVGYPGAAEYREFYKDLGWEAEYEYIKPYIMPNGQRKNTGIKYHKITGRGLGLSDKALYDPYWAREKAAEHADNFMYNRERQSEHLYGMMQRPPIIVSPYDAELFGHWWYEGPWFIDYLFRKSWYDQKTYQMTHLADYLRDQPTQQVCRPSQSSWGFKGFHEYWLNETNAWIYPHLHKAAERMIEISHLEPEDELQWKALNQAARELLLAQSSDWAFIMRTGTMVPYAIRRTRSHLMRFNKLYEDVKVGKVDSGWLEKVELMDNIFPEINYRVYRPLSSHTK, from the coding sequence ATGGCTATCGGCTACGTCGCGCTTGTACTCCACGCACATCTGCCCTTCGTTCGTCACCCTGAAAGTGACTACGTGCTGGAGGAAGAATGGCTCTATGAAGCCATTACAGAAACTTATATTCCATTATTGAAAGTATTTGAAGGCTTAAAGCGAGACGGTATCGACTTTAAAATCACGATGAGTATGACACCTCCTCTCGTGTCGATGCTCCGCGATCCTCTGCTTCAAGAACGTTATGAAGCACACTTAGCCCAACTAGAAGAACTTATACAACTAGAAGCTGAACACAATGTCAATAACGGACATCTTCGTTATTTAGCAGAACATTACGCTACTGAGTTTAAGGAAGCCCGTCAGCTATGGGAAAGCTATAACGGTGACTTGGTGACAGCTTTTAAGAAGTTCCAAGACAGTAACAATCTGGAAATCATCACTTGCGGCGCTACTCACGGCTATTTGCCGTTGATGAAGATGTATCCAGAGGCGGTGTGGGCGCAAATTCAGGTAGCCTGCGAACATTACGAGCAAACTTTTGGAAAAGCACCCAGAGGCATTTGGTTGCCAGAATGCGCCTACTATGAAGGATTAGATCGGATGCTAGCCGATGCTGGGTTACGCTACTTCCTCACCGATGGGCATGGCATCCTTTACGCCCGTCCCCGTCCGCGCTTTGGCACTTATGCGCCAATTTATACAGAAACAGGTGTTGCTGTCTTTGGTCGAGATCATGAATCGTCCCAACAAGTATGGTCTTCTGAGGTAGGCTATCCTGGGGCGGCAGAATATCGAGAATTTTACAAAGATTTGGGCTGGGAAGCAGAATATGAGTACATCAAGCCCTACATCATGCCCAATGGTCAACGGAAAAATACGGGCATTAAGTATCATAAAATTACGGGGCGTGGCTTAGGTCTATCAGATAAAGCACTCTACGATCCTTATTGGGCTAGAGAAAAGGCAGCAGAACACGCTGATAACTTTATGTATAATCGAGAGCGGCAATCTGAGCATCTCTATGGTATGATGCAGCGCCCGCCAATTATCGTTTCGCCTTATGACGCAGAATTATTTGGACATTGGTGGTATGAAGGCCCCTGGTTCATCGATTACTTATTCCGTAAGTCGTGGTATGACCAAAAAACATATCAAATGACTCATTTAGCAGACTATTTGCGAGATCAGCCAACGCAGCAAGTCTGTCGTCCTTCGCAGTCGAGTTGGGGTTTTAAGGGTTTCCATGAATATTGGTTGAACGAAACAAATGCTTGGATTTATCCGCATTTGCACAAAGCTGCGGAACGGATGATTGAAATCTCGCATTTGGAACCAGAGGATGAATTGCAGTGGAAAGCGCTCAACCAAGCGGCGCGGGAACTGCTATTAGCACAATCTTCTGACTGGGCATTTATTATGCGGACAGGAACAATGGTACCTTATGCAATTAGACGGACGCGATCGCACCTGATGCGGTTCAATAAGCTCTACGAAGATGTTAAAGTCGGCAAAGTTGACAGTGGATGGTTGGAAAAAGTCGAGTTAATGGATAATATCTTCCCCGAAATCAACTATCGCGTCTACCGTCCGCTATCGTCTCACACA
- the dnaJ gene encoding molecular chaperone DnaJ, giving the protein MARDYYEILGVSRDTDKEELKQAYRRLARKFHPDVNKEPGAEDRFKEINRAYEVLSEPETRARYDRFGPEGVSGAAGGGFQDVGDMGGFADIFESIFSGFGGGMGSPTQQRRRSGPARGDDLRLDLKLDFREAVFGGEKEIRISHLENCEVCSGSGAKPGTRPRTCSTCSGSGQVRRVTRTPFGSFTQVSTCPTCNGTGMVIEDKCDACDGKGANQVTKKLKITIPAGVDNGTRLRISSEGDAGQRSGPPGDLYVYLFVNEDEEFQRDGINILSEIKVSYLQAILGCRLEVDTVDGPVELIIPAGTQPNTVMKLENRGVPRLGNPVSRGDHMLNVLIDIPNKVTPEERELLEKLAKIKGDRTGKGGLEGFLGNLFK; this is encoded by the coding sequence ATGGCCCGCGACTATTATGAAATCCTGGGTGTCTCTCGTGACACCGACAAAGAAGAACTCAAACAAGCCTATCGCCGTTTAGCCCGAAAGTTTCACCCAGATGTGAACAAAGAACCGGGGGCGGAGGATCGCTTTAAAGAGATTAACCGTGCTTATGAGGTACTCTCAGAACCCGAAACCCGCGCTCGTTACGATCGCTTTGGGCCAGAGGGTGTCTCAGGTGCTGCTGGCGGGGGCTTCCAAGATGTCGGTGATATGGGCGGTTTTGCCGATATCTTTGAAAGCATTTTTAGTGGCTTTGGTGGCGGTATGGGTAGTCCCACGCAACAAAGACGGCGCAGTGGGCCTGCAAGAGGCGACGATCTACGGCTAGACCTGAAGTTAGACTTTCGGGAAGCAGTATTTGGCGGCGAAAAAGAAATTCGCATCTCACATTTAGAAAATTGTGAAGTCTGTAGCGGTTCTGGTGCTAAACCTGGAACTCGCCCCCGCACTTGTTCGACTTGTAGCGGATCTGGTCAAGTCCGCCGTGTCACGAGAACCCCTTTTGGCAGTTTCACTCAAGTCTCGACTTGTCCCACCTGCAATGGGACAGGGATGGTAATAGAAGATAAATGTGATGCTTGTGATGGCAAGGGCGCAAATCAAGTCACCAAGAAACTCAAAATTACCATTCCGGCTGGGGTAGATAATGGTACTCGTTTGCGGATTTCTAGTGAAGGAGATGCCGGTCAGCGCAGTGGCCCTCCTGGAGATTTATACGTTTACTTGTTCGTAAATGAGGACGAAGAATTCCAACGGGACGGCATTAATATTCTTTCGGAAATCAAAGTTAGCTACCTGCAAGCGATTTTAGGTTGTCGGTTAGAGGTAGATACGGTAGATGGCCCTGTAGAATTGATTATTCCAGCCGGAACTCAGCCAAATACGGTGATGAAGTTGGAAAATCGCGGCGTACCTCGCTTAGGTAATCCCGTCAGTCGTGGGGATCACATGCTGAACGTATTAATTGATATTCCCAACAAAGTCACCCCAGAGGAGAGGGAACTGTTAGAGAAGCTGGCTAAAATTAAGGGCGATCGCACTGGTAAAGGCGGTCTAGAAGGATTCTTGGGAAATTTATTTAAGTAA